In Bactrocera oleae isolate idBacOlea1 chromosome 3, idBacOlea1, whole genome shotgun sequence, a genomic segment contains:
- the LOC106615010 gene encoding serine-rich adhesin for platelets, with protein sequence MQQLQTPILLAPIDFNLTAQPRTLVNRIIMEWTNDEALELIEQYRIHTELWNRADPKYKDKLCRFRAWSEIAERFGCSKAEVERKMNVLLTQYRREKHKMLIKLYQGIQPNPSKWYAFKRFDFMEAGGGSGSSSSSRSGTNGHTSTSTAASLNGLNSYETITATAQQTTSAAIAVAATTANAAPSTSQHRRMKKEMKYFGAMGISLPLLIASNTALDTWNTVGQYSPPIDSDRTPLRVPLPMPFPNSQSEMNVAGSATRSLFGGSSNSDITASPQKPMESSDIEDKDEILTTRERSTPSSLHNVSGSSAIAAHVSCVGNTTITERCNSDSTCGISGRSGVEGAIVEPIDGGSSPISSVNELHEKRRRTTRDHEELDIKRELVDYFHPPHPPAPPDSHRSYSSIDESRIGGADPDDFAQDLRVSAAAAAAAKGINFSQFVLPRNLRHSSESIDEKFSPLNMRKLSSVSATASTAGHMLMNSLLSNESLSEETATSTSGRIKSASQEAASTSAAAAAAAIYAESLNKDDCDFIGSNVTLKLRSMDRTQRIIAEKLISEVLFYGQFNELERNAHIQPK encoded by the exons ATGCAGCAACTGCAAACGCCCATATTATTAGCGCCAATCGATTTTAATCTAACAGCGCAACCGCGCACGCTAGTAAACCGAATAATCATGGAATGGACCAACGATGAAGCACTTGAACTAATCGAACAATATCGAATCCATACCGAATTGTGGAATCGTGCTGATCCCAAGTACAAAGATAAATTATGTCGCTTTCGAGCGTGGTCAGAAATAGCGGAACGTTTTGGGTGCAGCAAAGCTGAGGTGGAACGAAAGATGAATGTGTTACTTACACAGTATCGACGGGAGAAACACAAAATGCTTATTAAATTATACCAGGGAATTCAGCCGAATCCGTCAAAGTGGTACGCGTTCAAAAGGTTCGATTTTATGGAGGCAGGTGGCGGTAGCGGTAGTAGTTCATCGAGCAGATCGGGCACAAATGGACATACATCAACGTCGACGGCAGCAAGTTTGAACGGCCTTAACTCTTACGAAACCATAACAGCAACGGCGCAGCAGACAACAAGTGCAGCCATCGCGGTGGCAGCGACGACTGCAAACGCCGCGCCGAGCACTTCTCAACATCGGCGCATGAAGAAAGAGATGAAGTATTTTGGTGCG aTGGGTATAAGCTTACCGTTGCTGATAGCCAGTAACACGGCATTAGATACATGGAACACAGTTGGCCAATATTCACCGCCAATCGATAGCGATCGAACCCCGTTGCGAGTTCCCTTACCTATGCCCTTCCCAAACTCGCAAAGTGAAATGAATGTGGCCGGTAGTGCAACGCGTAGCCTTTTCGGTGGAAGTAGTAATAGTGATATAACAGCCAGTCCTCAAAAGCCAATGGAATCCTCAGATATTGAAGACAAAGATGAAATATTAACAACACGTGAACGTTCAACACCGTCCAGTTTACACAACGTAAGCGGAAGCAGCGCCATCGCAGCTCATGTTAGTTGCGTTGGTAATACCACTATAACTGAAAGATGCAACAGTGATAGTACTTGTGGTATTAGCGGGCGTAGCGGTGTAGAGGGAGCAATCGTTGAACCAATCGATGGAGGTTCTAGTCCTATATCTAGTGTTAATGAATTGCACGAAAAGCGGCGCCGTACTACGCGCGACCATGAGGAGTTAGACATAAAACGAGAACTCGTAGATTACTTTCACCCCCCTCATCCCCCAGCTCCGCCCGATTCCCATCGTTCATATAGCTCCATTGATGAGAGCCGAATCGGAGGAGCTGATCCTGATGATTTTGCACAAGATTTGCGCGTTAGCGCGGCAGCCGCTGCTGCGGCTAAAGGCATAAACTTCAGCCAATTTGTACTACCACGGAATTTACGCCACTCTTCAGAGTCGATAGATGAGAAATTTTCTCCACTCAATATGCGTAAACTGAGTTCAGTATCGGCCACAGCCTCAACCGCAGGGCATATGCTCATGAATTCCTTACTATCTAACGAAAGCTTATCAGAGGAAACTGCCACAAGCACTAGTGGACGCATCAAAAGTGCATCCCAGGAAGCTGCATCCACATCTGCGGCAGCTGCTGCAGCTGCTATTTATGCTGAAAGTCTGAATAAAGATGATTGCGATTTCATTGGATCGAATGTTACACTAAAACTCCGATCGATGGACCGCACCCAAAGAATCATAGCCGAAAAATTAATAAGTGAAGTTCTCTTTTATGGGCAATTCAACGAGCTAGAACGAAATGCTCACATCCAACCTAAGTGA
- the Tpr2 gene encoding dnaJ homolog subfamily C member 7 isoform X3, whose translation MEVETVELDAEQIVPKDNATIAEEKKKLGNDQYKAQNYHAALKLYSDAIQLCPDFAAYYGNRSACYMMLSNYINALSDARQAVRLDPKFDKAYARIAKCCLLMGDMIGSEQAIKKVLELDSQSNAVKVEQQGMQQLRQLEKTIQTNYDSKAYRNVVYYLDSALAIAPACLRYRLLKAECLAFLGRCDEAVDIAVSVMKLDTTSADAIYVRGLCLYYTDNLEKGILHFERALQLDPDHKKAKEMRNKSKALKEMKENGNTLFKSGRFREAQTIYTEALKIDEFNKDINSKLLYNRALVNSKIGSLRDAIADCTRVLEINSQYLKALLLRARCYNDLEKFDECVNDYEAALQLQKTPEIKKLLRDAKLALKKSKRKDYYKILGISRNATEDEIKKAYRKKALIHHPDRHANSSAEERKEEELKFKEIGEAYAILSDQRKKMRYDSGQDIEDQEQDFDPNQMFRHFFQFSSGTGPGASFGFEF comes from the exons TATTGCTGAGGAGAAAAAAAAGTTAGGCAACGACCAATATAAAGCACAAAATTATCATGCTGCGCTAAAACTGTACTCTGATGCCATTCAATTGTGTCCTGACTTTGCTGCTTACTATGGTAATCGCTCCGCCTGTTACATGATGCTTTCCAACTATATAAATGCCTTAAGCGATGCTCGCCAAGCAGTTCGTCTAGATCCGAAATTCGACAAAGCGTACGCACGCATTGCCAAATGTTGTTTATTAATGGGGGATATGATCGGTAGTGAGCAAGCTATTAAAAAAGTACTCGAATTAGACTCGCAAAGCAATGCTGTCAAAGTAGAACAACAGGGAATGCAGCAGTTGCGTCAGCTGGAAAAGACGATACAAACAAACTACGATTCTAAGGCATACCGCAATGTAGTGTACTATTTAGACAGTGCGTTGGCTATTGCTCCAGCTTGCCTTAG aTATCGCCTGCTCAAAGCTGAATGCCTTGCATTTCTTGGTCGCTGTGATGAGGCAGTTGACATTGCCGTAAGTGTTATGAAGTTAGATACTACTTCTGCGGATGCAATATATGTTCGCGGCTTGTGTCTTTACTACACCGACAATCTTGAGAAAGGTATATTGCATTTTGAACGTGCACTTCAGCTTGACCCTGATCATAAAAAGGCTAAAGAGATGCGAAACAAAAGTAAAGCACTGAAAGAAATGAAGGAAAATGGCAATACTCTCTTTAAGTCCGGCCGTTTTCGAGAAGCGCAAACTATATATACAGAGGCCCTAAAAATTGACGAGTTTAATAAAGACATAAATTCAAAACTGTTGTACAATCGAGCTTTGGTAAACTCGAAAATTGGCTCTTTGCGTGATGCTATCGCCGATTGTACACGTGTTTTGGAAATTAACTCTCAGTATCTGAAAGCTTTGCTTCTACGTGCGCGATGTTACAATGATCTAGAGAAATTTGATGAGTGTGTGAATGACTATGAGGCGGCATTGCAGTTGCAGAAGACTCCcgagattaaaaaattattgcgagATGCGAAACTTGCCTTAAAGAAGTCTAAGCGTAAAGATTACTACAAAATTCTTGGTATATCACGCAATGCCACCGAAGATGAAATAAAGAAAGCATACCGTAAAAAAGCTTTGATTCATCACCCTGATCGACATGCTAACAGCAGTGCAGAAGAACGCAAAGAGGaagagttaaaatttaaagaaatcggTGAAGCTTATGCGATCTTGTCCGACCAACGTAAAAAGATGCGATACGACAGTGGCCAAGATATAGAGGATCAGGAACaag attttgatCCCAATCAAATGTTTCGACATTTCTTCCAGTTTAGCAGTGGAACAGGGCCGGGAGCTTCATTtggatttgaattttaa
- the Tpr2 gene encoding dnaJ homolog subfamily C member 7 isoform X1, whose translation MDEVIVLDSDNEQDQSSDMEVETVELDAEQIVPKDNATIAEEKKKLGNDQYKAQNYHAALKLYSDAIQLCPDFAAYYGNRSACYMMLSNYINALSDARQAVRLDPKFDKAYARIAKCCLLMGDMIGSEQAIKKVLELDSQSNAVKVEQQGMQQLRQLEKTIQTNYDSKAYRNVVYYLDSALAIAPACLRYRLLKAECLAFLGRCDEAVDIAVSVMKLDTTSADAIYVRGLCLYYTDNLEKGILHFERALQLDPDHKKAKEMRNKSKALKEMKENGNTLFKSGRFREAQTIYTEALKIDEFNKDINSKLLYNRALVNSKIGSLRDAIADCTRVLEINSQYLKALLLRARCYNDLEKFDECVNDYEAALQLQKTPEIKKLLRDAKLALKKSKRKDYYKILGISRNATEDEIKKAYRKKALIHHPDRHANSSAEERKEEELKFKEIGEAYAILSDQRKKMRYDSGQDIEDQEQDFDPNQMFRHFFQFSSGTGPGASFGFEF comes from the exons TATTGCTGAGGAGAAAAAAAAGTTAGGCAACGACCAATATAAAGCACAAAATTATCATGCTGCGCTAAAACTGTACTCTGATGCCATTCAATTGTGTCCTGACTTTGCTGCTTACTATGGTAATCGCTCCGCCTGTTACATGATGCTTTCCAACTATATAAATGCCTTAAGCGATGCTCGCCAAGCAGTTCGTCTAGATCCGAAATTCGACAAAGCGTACGCACGCATTGCCAAATGTTGTTTATTAATGGGGGATATGATCGGTAGTGAGCAAGCTATTAAAAAAGTACTCGAATTAGACTCGCAAAGCAATGCTGTCAAAGTAGAACAACAGGGAATGCAGCAGTTGCGTCAGCTGGAAAAGACGATACAAACAAACTACGATTCTAAGGCATACCGCAATGTAGTGTACTATTTAGACAGTGCGTTGGCTATTGCTCCAGCTTGCCTTAG aTATCGCCTGCTCAAAGCTGAATGCCTTGCATTTCTTGGTCGCTGTGATGAGGCAGTTGACATTGCCGTAAGTGTTATGAAGTTAGATACTACTTCTGCGGATGCAATATATGTTCGCGGCTTGTGTCTTTACTACACCGACAATCTTGAGAAAGGTATATTGCATTTTGAACGTGCACTTCAGCTTGACCCTGATCATAAAAAGGCTAAAGAGATGCGAAACAAAAGTAAAGCACTGAAAGAAATGAAGGAAAATGGCAATACTCTCTTTAAGTCCGGCCGTTTTCGAGAAGCGCAAACTATATATACAGAGGCCCTAAAAATTGACGAGTTTAATAAAGACATAAATTCAAAACTGTTGTACAATCGAGCTTTGGTAAACTCGAAAATTGGCTCTTTGCGTGATGCTATCGCCGATTGTACACGTGTTTTGGAAATTAACTCTCAGTATCTGAAAGCTTTGCTTCTACGTGCGCGATGTTACAATGATCTAGAGAAATTTGATGAGTGTGTGAATGACTATGAGGCGGCATTGCAGTTGCAGAAGACTCCcgagattaaaaaattattgcgagATGCGAAACTTGCCTTAAAGAAGTCTAAGCGTAAAGATTACTACAAAATTCTTGGTATATCACGCAATGCCACCGAAGATGAAATAAAGAAAGCATACCGTAAAAAAGCTTTGATTCATCACCCTGATCGACATGCTAACAGCAGTGCAGAAGAACGCAAAGAGGaagagttaaaatttaaagaaatcggTGAAGCTTATGCGATCTTGTCCGACCAACGTAAAAAGATGCGATACGACAGTGGCCAAGATATAGAGGATCAGGAACaag attttgatCCCAATCAAATGTTTCGACATTTCTTCCAGTTTAGCAGTGGAACAGGGCCGGGAGCTTCATTtggatttgaattttaa
- the Tpr2 gene encoding dnaJ homolog subfamily C member 7 isoform X4 — protein sequence MRPTFEAALAKMIYIAEEKKKLGNDQYKAQNYHAALKLYSDAIQLCPDFAAYYGNRSACYMMLSNYINALSDARQAVRLDPKFDKAYARIAKCCLLMGDMIGSEQAIKKVLELDSQSNAVKVEQQGMQQLRQLEKTIQTNYDSKAYRNVVYYLDSALAIAPACLRYRLLKAECLAFLGRCDEAVDIAVSVMKLDTTSADAIYVRGLCLYYTDNLEKGILHFERALQLDPDHKKAKEMRNKSKALKEMKENGNTLFKSGRFREAQTIYTEALKIDEFNKDINSKLLYNRALVNSKIGSLRDAIADCTRVLEINSQYLKALLLRARCYNDLEKFDECVNDYEAALQLQKTPEIKKLLRDAKLALKKSKRKDYYKILGISRNATEDEIKKAYRKKALIHHPDRHANSSAEERKEEELKFKEIGEAYAILSDQRKKMRYDSGQDIEDQEQDFDPNQMFRHFFQFSSGTGPGASFGFEF from the exons TATTGCTGAGGAGAAAAAAAAGTTAGGCAACGACCAATATAAAGCACAAAATTATCATGCTGCGCTAAAACTGTACTCTGATGCCATTCAATTGTGTCCTGACTTTGCTGCTTACTATGGTAATCGCTCCGCCTGTTACATGATGCTTTCCAACTATATAAATGCCTTAAGCGATGCTCGCCAAGCAGTTCGTCTAGATCCGAAATTCGACAAAGCGTACGCACGCATTGCCAAATGTTGTTTATTAATGGGGGATATGATCGGTAGTGAGCAAGCTATTAAAAAAGTACTCGAATTAGACTCGCAAAGCAATGCTGTCAAAGTAGAACAACAGGGAATGCAGCAGTTGCGTCAGCTGGAAAAGACGATACAAACAAACTACGATTCTAAGGCATACCGCAATGTAGTGTACTATTTAGACAGTGCGTTGGCTATTGCTCCAGCTTGCCTTAG aTATCGCCTGCTCAAAGCTGAATGCCTTGCATTTCTTGGTCGCTGTGATGAGGCAGTTGACATTGCCGTAAGTGTTATGAAGTTAGATACTACTTCTGCGGATGCAATATATGTTCGCGGCTTGTGTCTTTACTACACCGACAATCTTGAGAAAGGTATATTGCATTTTGAACGTGCACTTCAGCTTGACCCTGATCATAAAAAGGCTAAAGAGATGCGAAACAAAAGTAAAGCACTGAAAGAAATGAAGGAAAATGGCAATACTCTCTTTAAGTCCGGCCGTTTTCGAGAAGCGCAAACTATATATACAGAGGCCCTAAAAATTGACGAGTTTAATAAAGACATAAATTCAAAACTGTTGTACAATCGAGCTTTGGTAAACTCGAAAATTGGCTCTTTGCGTGATGCTATCGCCGATTGTACACGTGTTTTGGAAATTAACTCTCAGTATCTGAAAGCTTTGCTTCTACGTGCGCGATGTTACAATGATCTAGAGAAATTTGATGAGTGTGTGAATGACTATGAGGCGGCATTGCAGTTGCAGAAGACTCCcgagattaaaaaattattgcgagATGCGAAACTTGCCTTAAAGAAGTCTAAGCGTAAAGATTACTACAAAATTCTTGGTATATCACGCAATGCCACCGAAGATGAAATAAAGAAAGCATACCGTAAAAAAGCTTTGATTCATCACCCTGATCGACATGCTAACAGCAGTGCAGAAGAACGCAAAGAGGaagagttaaaatttaaagaaatcggTGAAGCTTATGCGATCTTGTCCGACCAACGTAAAAAGATGCGATACGACAGTGGCCAAGATATAGAGGATCAGGAACaag attttgatCCCAATCAAATGTTTCGACATTTCTTCCAGTTTAGCAGTGGAACAGGGCCGGGAGCTTCATTtggatttgaattttaa
- the Tpr2 gene encoding dnaJ homolog subfamily C member 7 isoform X2, translating to MDNKRTSVIALRHEVAKCPSRVILLQFRKIIAEEKKKLGNDQYKAQNYHAALKLYSDAIQLCPDFAAYYGNRSACYMMLSNYINALSDARQAVRLDPKFDKAYARIAKCCLLMGDMIGSEQAIKKVLELDSQSNAVKVEQQGMQQLRQLEKTIQTNYDSKAYRNVVYYLDSALAIAPACLRYRLLKAECLAFLGRCDEAVDIAVSVMKLDTTSADAIYVRGLCLYYTDNLEKGILHFERALQLDPDHKKAKEMRNKSKALKEMKENGNTLFKSGRFREAQTIYTEALKIDEFNKDINSKLLYNRALVNSKIGSLRDAIADCTRVLEINSQYLKALLLRARCYNDLEKFDECVNDYEAALQLQKTPEIKKLLRDAKLALKKSKRKDYYKILGISRNATEDEIKKAYRKKALIHHPDRHANSSAEERKEEELKFKEIGEAYAILSDQRKKMRYDSGQDIEDQEQDFDPNQMFRHFFQFSSGTGPGASFGFEF from the exons atggaTAACAAAAGAACCAGTGTAATAGCGTTAAGGCATGAAGTTGCAAAATGTCCCAGTCGGGTTATTTTATTGCAGTTTAGAAAGAT TATTGCTGAGGAGAAAAAAAAGTTAGGCAACGACCAATATAAAGCACAAAATTATCATGCTGCGCTAAAACTGTACTCTGATGCCATTCAATTGTGTCCTGACTTTGCTGCTTACTATGGTAATCGCTCCGCCTGTTACATGATGCTTTCCAACTATATAAATGCCTTAAGCGATGCTCGCCAAGCAGTTCGTCTAGATCCGAAATTCGACAAAGCGTACGCACGCATTGCCAAATGTTGTTTATTAATGGGGGATATGATCGGTAGTGAGCAAGCTATTAAAAAAGTACTCGAATTAGACTCGCAAAGCAATGCTGTCAAAGTAGAACAACAGGGAATGCAGCAGTTGCGTCAGCTGGAAAAGACGATACAAACAAACTACGATTCTAAGGCATACCGCAATGTAGTGTACTATTTAGACAGTGCGTTGGCTATTGCTCCAGCTTGCCTTAG aTATCGCCTGCTCAAAGCTGAATGCCTTGCATTTCTTGGTCGCTGTGATGAGGCAGTTGACATTGCCGTAAGTGTTATGAAGTTAGATACTACTTCTGCGGATGCAATATATGTTCGCGGCTTGTGTCTTTACTACACCGACAATCTTGAGAAAGGTATATTGCATTTTGAACGTGCACTTCAGCTTGACCCTGATCATAAAAAGGCTAAAGAGATGCGAAACAAAAGTAAAGCACTGAAAGAAATGAAGGAAAATGGCAATACTCTCTTTAAGTCCGGCCGTTTTCGAGAAGCGCAAACTATATATACAGAGGCCCTAAAAATTGACGAGTTTAATAAAGACATAAATTCAAAACTGTTGTACAATCGAGCTTTGGTAAACTCGAAAATTGGCTCTTTGCGTGATGCTATCGCCGATTGTACACGTGTTTTGGAAATTAACTCTCAGTATCTGAAAGCTTTGCTTCTACGTGCGCGATGTTACAATGATCTAGAGAAATTTGATGAGTGTGTGAATGACTATGAGGCGGCATTGCAGTTGCAGAAGACTCCcgagattaaaaaattattgcgagATGCGAAACTTGCCTTAAAGAAGTCTAAGCGTAAAGATTACTACAAAATTCTTGGTATATCACGCAATGCCACCGAAGATGAAATAAAGAAAGCATACCGTAAAAAAGCTTTGATTCATCACCCTGATCGACATGCTAACAGCAGTGCAGAAGAACGCAAAGAGGaagagttaaaatttaaagaaatcggTGAAGCTTATGCGATCTTGTCCGACCAACGTAAAAAGATGCGATACGACAGTGGCCAAGATATAGAGGATCAGGAACaag attttgatCCCAATCAAATGTTTCGACATTTCTTCCAGTTTAGCAGTGGAACAGGGCCGGGAGCTTCATTtggatttgaattttaa